One region of Pseudomonas glycinae genomic DNA includes:
- a CDS encoding lysis protein → MLREILFPLLACLAAFIGIDILQGQRDTARAERDAAQYEASGLREAARISGEMIAARDAIDRNRTEELNDARIQIDALRLDVADGRQRLRVKATCSTTTPNATGAGGLADAGTAELAADARPDYFTLRDQLALSKQMILGLQDYVSQVCLR, encoded by the coding sequence ATGCTGCGCGAGATCCTGTTTCCGCTGCTGGCGTGCCTGGCGGCGTTCATTGGGATCGACATCTTGCAGGGACAGCGCGACACCGCCCGGGCGGAGCGTGATGCAGCCCAGTACGAAGCCAGCGGCCTGCGTGAAGCTGCCCGAATCAGCGGCGAAATGATCGCCGCCCGTGACGCGATCGACCGTAACCGTACCGAGGAACTGAACGATGCACGCATCCAAATCGATGCTCTACGCCTTGATGTTGCCGATGGCCGTCAGCGGCTGCGCGTCAAAGCCACTTGCAGCACCACCACGCCAAACGCCACCGGCGCCGGCGGCTTGGCTGATGCAGGCACCGCCGAACTCGCAGCAGACGCTCGACCGGATTATTTCACCCTCAGAGATCAGCTCGCTCTCAGCAAGCAAATGATCCTGGGCCTGCAGGACTACGTCAGCCAGGTATGCCTGCGCTGA
- a CDS encoding putative phage tail assembly chaperone, protein MSQMQTRDITLEVGDKEFTFTLTPQDVTKYFNAMTANNKVAPSFNLLSSTVLPAQKAELRELMANPVMTMQIAGALLEEYAPDIEIIVKKPLSTLTA, encoded by the coding sequence ATGAGCCAGATGCAAACCCGCGATATCACCCTGGAAGTCGGCGACAAAGAATTCACTTTCACCCTGACGCCTCAGGACGTGACCAAGTACTTCAACGCTATGACCGCCAACAACAAGGTCGCGCCGTCGTTCAACCTCCTGAGCAGCACCGTGCTGCCTGCGCAGAAGGCTGAATTGCGCGAGCTGATGGCCAACCCGGTGATGACCATGCAGATCGCCGGCGCGCTGCTCGAGGAGTACGCCCCTGACATCGAGATCATCGTAAAAAAGCCCTTGAGCACGCTGACCGCCTGA
- a CDS encoding DUF6890 family protein, producing the protein MALTNRWLPGAEPSIENMGTAKWLEDEHWKRMEFAVANGIAHALNG; encoded by the coding sequence ATGGCCCTGACCAACCGTTGGCTACCAGGTGCCGAGCCCAGCATTGAAAACATGGGCACGGCTAAGTGGCTGGAAGACGAACACTGGAAGCGCATGGAATTCGCCGTAGCCAACGGCATTGCGCATGCGCTGAACGGATAG
- a CDS encoding phage tail tape measure protein — MADRSARLDFILALTDKVTAPLGKVKMGFSELSEQSEKNIKTMGMGLAGVTGAFVGINESLQPALEMNRALDEVKSLGVAEDALTALNQKSLEFSVAYGENARDFVASAYTIEGAIKGLTGNQLATFTNTSNLLAKATKSDAETMGAYVGTMYNLFKGQADAMGKGEWVEKLGGQTALAVQLFRTDGAQLKDAFKEVGSIATAAGVDIAEQFAVIGSLSSTMEGGDAGGRYKAFFENLGAASEKMGMKFTDSNGKALPMLQIMEKLQGKLGDLTSASANTKLMEAFGGEGAQVITSLAKDTDRLRNGMDKLGKVRGLEDAENMAKAMVDPWQQFAAAVEALRIAFGQALIPILTPLMAKLSGIAGTMTRWTQMFPNITRVIGIVSLTILALIAAMSLLTFAVGAGRMAWLAMVTVWKVVQLLNLRAVAGFLLQVAVIALYVAGLTILYTTMALIRGAMMLWQGAIWLVNAAMLANPVVWIVIGVMALVAAVIAAVVYWDEWTAALMNSEAFKWVSDQLTALSDWFTSMGGWSGMAKAAWDGIVAIFHKAINSLIEMLNKIPGVDIETKFGAMPEVPGTDIGVNNVDASAAAQKAQQTIKAAIPTLSPVRPNAVPPGGLLTSIQNNNSSQNKGTHVETLNINTAKPMTPLELENMMNMAVPG, encoded by the coding sequence ATGGCCGACCGTAGTGCCCGCCTGGACTTTATCCTGGCCCTGACCGACAAGGTCACCGCACCACTGGGCAAGGTGAAGATGGGCTTTTCCGAGCTTTCCGAGCAAAGCGAAAAGAACATCAAAACGATGGGCATGGGCTTGGCCGGCGTAACGGGCGCTTTTGTCGGCATCAACGAATCCCTGCAACCGGCTTTGGAAATGAACCGTGCCTTGGACGAGGTCAAATCCTTGGGCGTGGCCGAGGACGCGCTCACGGCGCTGAATCAAAAATCTCTGGAGTTCTCGGTTGCCTATGGCGAGAACGCCCGAGACTTTGTCGCCTCGGCGTACACCATTGAGGGCGCTATCAAGGGCCTGACAGGCAATCAGCTGGCCACCTTCACCAACACCAGCAACCTGTTGGCCAAGGCCACCAAGTCCGATGCCGAGACCATGGGCGCCTACGTGGGCACCATGTACAACCTGTTCAAGGGCCAGGCCGACGCTATGGGCAAGGGCGAATGGGTGGAAAAGCTCGGCGGGCAAACTGCTCTCGCTGTGCAGCTGTTCCGTACCGACGGCGCCCAGCTCAAGGACGCGTTTAAGGAAGTGGGCTCGATCGCCACCGCCGCCGGCGTGGACATCGCCGAGCAGTTCGCGGTGATCGGTTCGCTGAGCAGCACCATGGAAGGCGGCGATGCCGGCGGACGCTACAAAGCGTTCTTCGAGAACCTGGGCGCCGCTTCCGAAAAGATGGGCATGAAGTTCACCGACTCCAACGGTAAGGCGTTGCCCATGCTGCAGATCATGGAAAAGCTGCAGGGCAAACTCGGCGACCTGACCAGTGCTTCGGCCAACACCAAACTTATGGAGGCGTTTGGCGGGGAGGGTGCGCAAGTCATCACATCCCTGGCCAAGGACACCGATCGACTGCGCAACGGCATGGATAAGTTGGGCAAGGTGCGCGGCCTCGAGGACGCCGAGAACATGGCCAAAGCCATGGTGGATCCGTGGCAACAATTTGCTGCAGCGGTCGAAGCGCTGCGCATTGCCTTCGGCCAGGCACTGATCCCGATCCTCACCCCGCTGATGGCCAAGCTGTCCGGCATTGCCGGCACCATGACCCGCTGGACCCAGATGTTCCCCAACATCACGCGGGTGATCGGCATCGTCTCGCTGACGATCCTTGCGCTTATCGCCGCGATGTCATTGCTGACGTTCGCAGTCGGCGCCGGCCGTATGGCGTGGCTGGCCATGGTCACCGTCTGGAAGGTGGTGCAACTGCTCAACCTTCGCGCCGTCGCCGGTTTCCTTCTGCAGGTGGCGGTTATCGCGCTGTACGTCGCTGGCCTGACGATCCTTTACACCACCATGGCGCTGATTCGCGGCGCGATGATGCTCTGGCAAGGCGCGATCTGGCTCGTCAACGCGGCGATGCTGGCCAACCCGGTCGTGTGGATCGTGATCGGCGTTATGGCCCTGGTCGCGGCCGTGATTGCGGCGGTTGTTTACTGGGACGAGTGGACAGCTGCACTGATGAACAGCGAGGCCTTCAAGTGGGTCAGCGATCAGCTCACCGCGTTGTCGGACTGGTTCACGTCCATGGGTGGCTGGAGTGGGATGGCCAAGGCCGCTTGGGACGGCATCGTCGCGATCTTTCACAAGGCGATCAACAGCCTGATCGAGATGCTGAACAAGATCCCGGGCGTCGACATCGAGACGAAATTCGGCGCCATGCCCGAGGTACCCGGCACCGACATTGGCGTCAACAACGTGGACGCCTCTGCCGCCGCCCAAAAAGCCCAGCAAACCATCAAAGCAGCCATTCCAACCCTGTCGCCTGTGCGGCCTAACGCCGTGCCGCCGGGTGGCCTGCTGACCAGCATTCAGAACAACAACAGCAGCCAGAACAAGGGCACCCATGTGGAAACGCTGAACATCAACACCGCCAAGCCGATGACGCCGCTGGAACTCGAAAACATGATGAACATGGCGGTGCCGGGATGA
- a CDS encoding DUF2590 family protein, whose product MSEYIDLLIQDNDLVLDPSRQPELIDDRASIAQDIAHMIRDSGLLVTLVAERNRLKQRDCIQQLELLVEADERLVPGTAQITQLEPGQFLVTATTLKFGSIEVTL is encoded by the coding sequence ATGAGCGAATACATCGACCTGCTGATCCAGGACAACGACCTGGTGCTTGATCCGTCCCGCCAGCCTGAGCTGATCGATGACCGGGCCAGCATTGCCCAGGACATCGCTCACATGATCCGCGACAGCGGCCTGCTGGTGACGTTGGTGGCAGAGCGCAACCGCCTGAAACAGCGCGACTGCATTCAGCAACTGGAGCTGCTGGTCGAGGCGGATGAACGCCTCGTACCTGGTACGGCACAGATCACCCAGCTTGAACCCGGGCAGTTCCTAGTGACGGCCACAACCCTGAAATTCGGCAGTATCGAGGTGACGTTGTGA
- a CDS encoding baseplate J/gp47 family protein — protein MSDVDFKQALSDAGIPTTEAGLRQAWEAEVIAQGSKLSNTSTWSPFWRVVTALVTKPVLWILDFFVSTVLPNFFVKTAVDAWLDMLAWGVNVERKGATKARGSLLFTRVAAGGALEVAKGTVVQSAAINGHIYQLVTTAIGTFSDGAMQTLIPVEAVDVGSGFNLAPGYYAVLPVPIPGIAQVVNADGWLTTPGADREPNDELRLRVRNQFSAVNQWHTDAVYRAMISAFPGVRPDGVYFEHGAPRGPGSANAFVLFDADVPAATYLAQINAHIRDQGNHGHGDDLLVMVMPETLHTLRVTIWPRSTVSAAQRLTLLDEVALFIRAAFRESTDSDFQPTLTYPQSRFSFSRLGEELHQQFPGIESLHFDNDDILSELNIPRIQSLEVLAND, from the coding sequence GTGAGTGACGTGGATTTCAAACAGGCCCTGTCCGACGCCGGCATTCCGACTACTGAGGCCGGCCTGCGCCAGGCGTGGGAAGCAGAAGTGATCGCCCAGGGCAGCAAACTGAGCAACACCAGCACCTGGTCGCCGTTCTGGCGGGTGGTCACCGCTCTGGTGACCAAGCCGGTGCTGTGGATCCTCGACTTTTTTGTCTCGACGGTCCTGCCGAATTTCTTCGTCAAAACCGCTGTGGATGCCTGGCTGGACATGCTGGCCTGGGGTGTGAACGTAGAGCGTAAAGGCGCGACCAAAGCCCGTGGTTCTTTGCTGTTCACCCGCGTCGCCGCCGGCGGCGCGCTCGAGGTCGCAAAGGGGACCGTAGTGCAGTCGGCCGCGATCAATGGGCATATTTACCAGCTGGTGACCACGGCGATCGGCACGTTCTCCGATGGTGCCATGCAGACATTGATCCCGGTGGAGGCGGTCGACGTGGGCAGTGGTTTCAACTTGGCCCCGGGTTACTACGCCGTGCTCCCTGTGCCCATCCCCGGCATAGCCCAGGTGGTTAACGCTGACGGTTGGTTGACCACACCCGGCGCGGACAGGGAACCCAACGACGAGCTGCGTTTGCGCGTGCGCAACCAGTTCTCGGCTGTGAACCAGTGGCACACCGATGCGGTGTACCGGGCGATGATTTCGGCCTTTCCGGGTGTGCGGCCGGACGGCGTGTATTTCGAACATGGCGCCCCACGCGGCCCGGGCAGTGCCAACGCGTTTGTGTTGTTCGATGCCGACGTGCCGGCGGCGACTTATCTGGCTCAGATCAATGCGCACATTCGCGACCAGGGCAACCACGGCCACGGTGATGACCTGCTGGTGATGGTCATGCCGGAAACCCTGCACACGCTGCGCGTAACGATCTGGCCGCGCTCCACGGTGAGCGCCGCGCAACGCCTGACCCTGCTGGACGAAGTCGCGCTGTTCATCCGGGCGGCGTTCCGCGAAAGCACCGACAGCGACTTCCAGCCGACGCTGACCTACCCGCAATCGCGGTTTTCTTTCAGCCGCCTGGGCGAAGAACTGCACCAGCAATTCCCGGGGATCGAATCGCTGCACTTCGACAACGACGACATCCTGTCGGAACTGAACATTCCCCGGATCCAGAGTCTCGAGGTGCTGGCCAATGATTAA
- a CDS encoding phage tail protein, whose amino-acid sequence MIKLSLPFWLGGKELEKLTAAAQSWWEKVQGWLRWPLLQLDADTCQLTVLDLLAWQRDITRFKGEPESMYRLRVKFAFINAVDAGSTAGMKRILQRLGVGYVEIEERMPERDWDVVLLRFSDTQLSQNPELLRVLIQQYGRTCRRYDFVTITPVPFRIAVVDFNDDQQTLVASL is encoded by the coding sequence ATGATTAAGCTCAGTCTGCCTTTCTGGCTGGGGGGCAAAGAGCTGGAAAAGCTCACGGCTGCCGCGCAGTCCTGGTGGGAAAAGGTGCAGGGCTGGTTGCGCTGGCCACTGCTGCAGCTGGATGCCGACACCTGCCAACTGACCGTGCTCGATCTGCTGGCCTGGCAGCGCGACATCACCCGATTCAAAGGTGAACCCGAAAGCATGTATCGCCTGCGCGTGAAGTTCGCCTTCATCAACGCGGTCGACGCAGGCAGCACCGCCGGTATGAAACGCATCCTCCAGCGCCTCGGGGTCGGGTACGTCGAAATTGAGGAGCGCATGCCCGAGCGGGATTGGGACGTAGTGCTGCTGCGTTTTTCCGATACGCAACTTTCGCAAAACCCTGAACTGTTGCGGGTGTTGATCCAGCAATACGGCCGCACCTGCCGCCGCTATGACTTCGTGACCATCACGCCGGTGCCGTTCCGCATCGCTGTGGTCGACTTCAACGACGACCAGCAAACGCTGGTTGCCAGCCTCTAG
- a CDS encoding phage tail protein, which yields MGASITLAGESLIAQKHVAQLGLDVTRFIFANVPGLDPSGPVDRAAPKPAAGQIVHVYDIPEENAGFVNPNQVVYSSQIGSDVGDWDFNWIGLETAEGVLFAVAYVPLQIKRRNIPPLQIGNNLTRNFLVAFDGAQALTGITIDAATWQHDFTVRLAGIDERERLSNRDIYGRACFFGAALQLEKVAGTYQIQPGTAYVEGVRVVRSAALPVVPAEFPCTAWLDVSLQRELSDVVASWQVMFAADRPDYTDSAGTRHYCVAIADLPNANTIIDRRTVEQIEDPLVSHFAARVGDYPHLRARGTTKEDVGLPLIPNALSDDWRTDDSQILATTKAVAQAVAKNYTGPLSAGQVLTASMRGVVLLDANTQSQTFTLPPANETTGVIDLIIRRVDNSRMRLRVQSAGNDRILFHTHLSPTGYPFLLLMGAGDWWHLRSDGKGQWWPIGRADSAALGRPVFDTTMSFPPGGYGPINGDLLLRADWPWLWDLARTSGMLTTEAGRAGMEGGWTSGDGVTTFRIPEIRGEFLRLLDENRGVDIGRVAGSSQRATRVANSPGQYGVDLPSNNWLESIEGGEDLGTQFVTPTINSRSGISAARVRVRNIAYPGRLKVI from the coding sequence ATGGGAGCCAGCATTACCCTTGCGGGTGAAAGCCTGATCGCGCAAAAACACGTCGCCCAGTTGGGCCTCGATGTCACGCGCTTCATCTTTGCCAACGTGCCCGGGCTTGACCCGAGCGGGCCGGTAGACCGCGCCGCGCCGAAACCTGCGGCCGGGCAGATCGTCCACGTCTATGACATTCCCGAAGAAAACGCCGGGTTCGTGAATCCCAACCAGGTGGTGTACAGCTCGCAGATCGGGTCGGACGTCGGGGATTGGGATTTCAACTGGATCGGGCTGGAGACAGCCGAAGGCGTGTTGTTCGCCGTGGCCTACGTGCCGCTGCAGATCAAGCGCCGCAACATTCCGCCGCTGCAGATCGGCAACAACCTCACGCGTAACTTTCTGGTGGCCTTTGACGGTGCCCAGGCGCTGACCGGAATCACCATCGATGCCGCCACCTGGCAGCATGACTTCACCGTGCGCCTGGCTGGCATCGATGAGCGTGAGCGCTTGAGCAATCGCGACATCTACGGCAGGGCGTGTTTTTTCGGGGCTGCGTTGCAACTGGAAAAAGTCGCCGGCACCTATCAGATCCAACCCGGGACGGCGTATGTCGAAGGCGTACGCGTGGTGCGCAGTGCAGCGCTGCCTGTCGTGCCGGCCGAATTCCCCTGCACCGCGTGGCTCGATGTCTCCCTACAACGTGAGTTGAGCGACGTTGTGGCCAGCTGGCAAGTGATGTTCGCCGCCGATCGGCCCGACTACACCGACAGCGCCGGAACCCGGCACTACTGCGTGGCCATCGCGGATCTGCCCAATGCCAATACGATCATCGATCGGCGCACGGTCGAGCAGATCGAAGATCCCCTGGTCAGCCACTTCGCCGCCCGTGTTGGGGACTATCCGCATCTGCGCGCCCGGGGCACGACCAAAGAAGACGTCGGTCTGCCCCTGATCCCGAACGCCCTCAGCGATGACTGGCGCACTGATGACAGCCAGATCCTCGCCACCACCAAGGCCGTGGCTCAGGCCGTTGCGAAGAATTACACGGGTCCATTGAGCGCCGGGCAGGTGCTGACGGCTTCGATGCGCGGTGTGGTGCTGCTCGATGCCAATACCCAGTCGCAGACCTTCACTTTGCCGCCGGCGAACGAGACCACCGGCGTCATTGATCTGATTATCCGGCGCGTCGACAACAGCCGTATGCGCCTGCGGGTGCAAAGCGCCGGTAACGACCGGATCCTGTTCCACACACATTTGAGTCCAACCGGGTATCCGTTCCTGTTGCTGATGGGCGCCGGCGACTGGTGGCATCTGCGCAGCGATGGCAAAGGTCAGTGGTGGCCGATCGGGCGGGCCGACAGCGCCGCTTTGGGCCGTCCGGTGTTTGATACGACGATGAGCTTTCCCCCGGGTGGGTACGGCCCGATCAATGGTGACCTGTTGTTGCGTGCTGACTGGCCATGGTTATGGGATCTGGCGCGCACGTCGGGAATGCTGACCACGGAGGCAGGCCGCGCCGGGATGGAAGGCGGATGGACCAGTGGTGACGGGGTGACGACTTTTCGCATACCTGAGATCCGCGGCGAATTTCTGCGCCTACTCGATGAAAACCGGGGAGTGGATATCGGTCGGGTGGCAGGCAGCTCGCAACGCGCTACCCGGGTAGCCAACTCGCCGGGCCAGTACGGCGTGGATTTGCCGTCGAACAACTGGCTGGAAAGCATCGAGGGGGGGGAGGATCTCGGCACTCAATTCGTCACCCCCACCATCAACTCTCGTTCCGGAATTTCTGCCGCTCGCGTTCGGGTGCGAAACATCGCCTATCCAGGCCGGCTGAAGGTGATTTAA